GGGGTATTGAAATATTCCGAAACAACTTTTTTAATCCTCTTTATTGTAATAGGTTCGTTGTTAGTCTGAATTACGCTTGATAATATTTTTGTTGCAAACGAAAGAGTAATTTCTTCATTTGTCAACGATGCAGATGCAACTAACCTGACTAATGCTCCCTCTAATTCACGGATATTGGAAAAGATGTTCTTTGCTGTATAAAAAAGAACGTCATCGGGCACGCTAATATTTTCTAGCTCTGCTTTCTTTTTTAAGATTGCCACCCTTGTTTCAAAGTCTGGAGGCTGTATATCGGCTACAAGACCCCATTCAAAACGGGTTAAAAGCCTTTCCTGGAGGGTTGCTATTTCTTTTGGAAGACAATCGGATGTAATCACGACCTGTTTGCCTGCATCGTGTAATGAATTAAATGTATGAAAAAATTCTTCTTGTGTGCGTTCTTTACCTGCAAGGAATTGAATATCATCAATAAGCAATACGTCTACAGAACGGTACTGTTTGTGAAAACGGTCTATCAGCTGGCTGTTGCTACGCGCATTTTGGATAGCATAAATTACTTCGTTTGTAAATTTTTCTGTGGTAGTATAAATGATTTTCAAGTCACTAAAGTTTTTTAATAAGTAATGAGAAATTGCCTGCAAAAGGTGTGTTTTCCCCAGACCTACTCCTCCATATATATATAAAGGGTTATATGCTGTACCCGGGTTTTTGGCTACAGCCGTAGAGGCTGCATAAGCGAGCTTGTTCCCACCTCCAACAACAAAGTTTTCAAAAGAGTAGCGCTTTTTTAGAGTCAAGTTATTAATAACGATTTTCTGCGGAGGCTCTTCCCCCCTTTTTCCCACAACAATTTCTACTTTTACATCTTTATTTTTTAACCCCGAAAGGGTACTTTCGATGAGAGATTTGTATTTTGTTTCCAGCCATTCTTTTACAAACTCCGATGGAGCATTTAGTGTAACTGTGTTAGCTGTTTCTTTTTCAAGTTCAACTTTGCGAAACCATGTTTCAAATGTTGGCACACTAAGATGTTCTTTTAATTCGTTTAATGCTTTTTTCCATATATTCATATATACCCCATCCCTTTAGTTACATTTTATTATACAGGTAAGTGGAAAAAAATAAACATCTCTAAAAATTTATTAAATAAAATTTTTTTCTTACTGTTTTTAAAAATAATGATAATA
The Caldisericota bacterium DNA segment above includes these coding regions:
- the dnaA gene encoding chromosomal replication initiator protein DnaA, coding for MNIWKKALNELKEHLSVPTFETWFRKVELEKETANTVTLNAPSEFVKEWLETKYKSLIESTLSGLKNKDVKVEIVVGKRGEEPPQKIVINNLTLKKRYSFENFVVGGGNKLAYAASTAVAKNPGTAYNPLYIYGGVGLGKTHLLQAISHYLLKNFSDLKIIYTTTEKFTNEVIYAIQNARSNSQLIDRFHKQYRSVDVLLIDDIQFLAGKERTQEEFFHTFNSLHDAGKQVVITSDCLPKEIATLQERLLTRFEWGLVADIQPPDFETRVAILKKKAELENISVPDDVLFYTAKNIFSNIRELEGALVRLVASASLTNEEITLSFATKILSSVIQTNNEPITIKRIKKVVSEYFNTPGAALDERKRSQDIVIPRQIAMYLARQLTDSSLPLIGSSFGGRDHTTVMHACAKIGKEAEKQETMKALIEDITKKIKTGN